The Thermoplasma acidophilum DSM 1728 genome includes a window with the following:
- a CDS encoding cobyric acid synthase, with product MKMIQVLGTSSGSGKTTIAMALSRIFFRSGYRVAPFKAVNMSLNSVIVEGEYEIARAQWLQAKAANTEPTRFMNPILLKPEGMGASQVIMLGKSLGKKTIPEYYEFIMNDGKRVIREAIDRISDDYDLIIAEGAGSPAEINLLDRDMANIYVSSIYNTPAILVGDIDRGGVFASIYGTLSLMPRPDLVRWIMINKMRGDASLLEPGLKKLENLTGKRVIGVVPYSENRLPGEDSFDYDHPRARGSKITIVRYPFMENYSDLDPLVYTSTGYNYVTAENASDLSDADLIVLPGSKNVFADLEYMRKNGIDKIIIENAGRAKILGICGGYQMLGQRITMGEISADGLGLLRAKTNYERTKTTRSVRYRVDNTLMSGTWEEGYEIHYGAVISLGGERMNETDKGPEGNVDANRLVFGTNIHGILANRSVFRFMTGRDIGEPEEYLRSEIDRFADVVKSSIDVADLIEYASSRE from the coding sequence ATGAAGATGATCCAGGTTCTGGGAACATCATCGGGATCGGGCAAGACAACCATAGCGATGGCCCTGAGCAGGATATTTTTCAGATCTGGATACAGGGTGGCGCCGTTCAAGGCCGTTAACATGTCGTTGAACTCTGTGATAGTGGAGGGTGAATACGAGATCGCCAGGGCACAGTGGCTCCAGGCAAAGGCTGCCAATACTGAGCCCACCAGGTTCATGAATCCTATACTTCTGAAACCGGAGGGCATGGGGGCAAGCCAGGTAATAATGCTTGGAAAATCGCTTGGAAAGAAGACCATCCCCGAATACTATGAATTCATAATGAACGATGGGAAAAGGGTGATAAGAGAGGCAATAGACAGGATATCGGATGACTACGATCTGATAATTGCAGAAGGAGCTGGATCTCCAGCAGAGATCAACCTTCTGGATCGGGATATGGCCAACATTTACGTTTCATCCATATACAACACGCCCGCAATACTTGTGGGCGATATAGATCGCGGTGGGGTCTTCGCATCCATCTACGGGACTCTATCCCTTATGCCAAGGCCAGATCTGGTGCGCTGGATAATGATAAACAAGATGCGTGGCGATGCCTCACTGCTTGAACCCGGACTGAAGAAACTGGAGAATCTAACAGGAAAGAGGGTAATTGGCGTAGTGCCGTATTCTGAGAACAGACTCCCGGGAGAGGATTCTTTCGATTATGACCATCCAAGGGCCAGAGGATCGAAGATAACGATAGTTCGATATCCATTCATGGAAAATTATAGTGATCTGGATCCTCTTGTATATACCAGCACAGGATACAACTATGTAACCGCTGAAAACGCATCGGATCTGTCAGATGCAGATCTCATAGTGCTCCCAGGCTCAAAGAACGTGTTCGCGGATCTTGAATATATGAGGAAAAACGGTATAGACAAAATAATAATTGAAAACGCCGGGAGGGCCAAGATACTTGGCATATGCGGAGGATACCAGATGCTGGGGCAGAGGATAACCATGGGTGAAATCTCGGCAGACGGCCTTGGGCTGCTCAGGGCCAAGACCAATTACGAAAGGACAAAGACAACAAGATCCGTTAGGTATCGTGTTGACAACACCCTTATGTCCGGAACCTGGGAAGAGGGATATGAGATACATTATGGCGCCGTGATCAGCCTGGGAGGCGAGAGGATGAATGAGACGGATAAAGGGCCTGAAGGAAATGTGGACGCTAATAGGCTGGTCTTCGGAACAAACATACATGGAATACTGGCGAACAGATCCGTATTCAGGTTCATGACAGGGAGGGATATAGGCGAACCGGAAGAGTATCTCAGAAGTGAGATCGATAGGTTCGCCGATGTTGTCAAAAGCAGCATAGATGTTGCTGATCTCATCGAATATGCAAGTTCAAGGGAATAA
- a CDS encoding cobalamin biosynthesis protein, producing the protein MNNLIIMIIILIGAIAIDIIFGEPKEYIHPVVFSGKVSKRIETYFRHHDNRIVYGSIFAVAVIVITAIPYFLAIYVSSFVLVIYVIVSMVILKTTFSISAMGDHIRLVVESLKNGNISDARVYLSRVVRRDTSNLNENEISSAAIETIAEGLVDGYMTPLFFFIFLGIPGAFVARIINTLDSMCGYKDRENFEFGRFSAFMDTVINYIPARLSWFFIGFSADVLNYRHKVISPRKYVSRFDSVNAGWPISTMACALNLRLEKRGSYIVNDEGYQPSVRDIERSMHVFYVAVYSYTIIFVLPLLVAMAFLL; encoded by the coding sequence ATGAATAATCTAATCATAATGATAATAATACTGATCGGTGCAATCGCTATCGACATAATATTCGGCGAACCAAAGGAGTACATACATCCAGTTGTTTTCTCTGGCAAGGTGTCGAAAAGGATAGAGACGTATTTCAGGCACCATGATAACAGGATAGTATACGGATCAATTTTTGCCGTGGCCGTTATTGTCATAACTGCAATACCATATTTTCTTGCCATATACGTATCAAGTTTTGTTCTTGTCATCTATGTTATCGTGTCCATGGTGATTCTGAAGACAACCTTTTCCATTTCCGCCATGGGAGATCACATACGCCTCGTAGTTGAATCCCTGAAGAATGGAAACATAAGTGATGCACGTGTTTATCTGTCAAGGGTGGTTAGAAGGGATACATCCAATCTGAATGAGAATGAGATATCCTCAGCAGCCATAGAGACCATTGCAGAGGGGCTTGTGGATGGATACATGACACCACTGTTCTTCTTCATATTTCTGGGCATTCCAGGGGCCTTCGTTGCGAGGATCATAAACACCCTTGATTCGATGTGTGGCTACAAGGACAGGGAAAATTTTGAATTCGGAAGATTCTCCGCGTTCATGGATACTGTCATAAATTACATCCCGGCCAGATTATCATGGTTTTTCATAGGTTTTTCTGCGGATGTTCTGAACTACAGGCATAAGGTCATAAGCCCACGGAAATATGTGAGCAGGTTTGACAGCGTGAATGCCGGCTGGCCCATATCCACCATGGCATGCGCTCTCAACCTGAGGCTTGAGAAGAGGGGATCATACATAGTGAATGATGAGGGCTATCAGCCATCGGTCAGGGATATAGAACGATCCATGCACGTCTTTTATGTTGCAGTTTATTCCTACACAATAATATTCGTTCTCCCGCTTCTCGTGGCAATGGCCTTCCTCCTGTGA
- a CDS encoding APC family permease: MGSAISSSFGPFIQSLSSIGPMLNIIGLFSIIAAIDYRDLFYIVIIAFAFSAFNIYMPYRASSLIRSNGGYYAVTGLMSGKRAGVATAYLYLIYGFSTLPSITLFLMSFASFFMNSFYVEMLIPVFYTSIALYAVSKGVGRSINIMKALDIIEIAFIIALDGFMLAHPEGHVPGPNEINFAGGSLWSGLLFGMLMFAGVGSAFFITENTKDGRKRVPLGILTAFIVSGILMSLSAYAVQSFLGEKMISYSLNPYIIVDYLRSSAGSIVYYAFIFFSVSSAFNLTIGYLNSFRNAVVRMSLDNIFEIDMRRFYALIFALNLAISWGFYLTLGVFYGFIIVSGIVSSMYLTVHLISTVALSRHEISSRRNRYMAILSASFLILAVTLVYSIIADATSDIMIDLIYLAGVILVSISILFHFKGKALERVKFGGDEA, from the coding sequence GTGGGGAGTGCAATATCTAGTTCGTTTGGGCCATTTATCCAGTCTCTTTCTTCCATAGGCCCGATGCTCAACATAATCGGCCTGTTTTCAATCATAGCTGCCATAGACTACAGAGATCTCTTTTACATAGTCATCATTGCCTTTGCCTTCTCTGCATTCAACATATACATGCCGTACAGGGCCTCATCTCTGATAAGATCAAACGGTGGCTACTATGCGGTCACAGGTCTGATGTCTGGAAAGCGCGCTGGTGTTGCCACAGCATATCTGTATCTCATATACGGGTTCTCTACCCTGCCGTCCATAACGCTGTTTCTGATGTCATTTGCATCATTTTTCATGAATTCTTTTTACGTTGAGATGCTGATTCCCGTATTTTACACTTCAATCGCCCTTTACGCGGTATCAAAGGGTGTTGGCAGATCCATTAACATCATGAAAGCGCTCGACATAATCGAGATCGCTTTCATAATAGCCCTCGATGGGTTCATGCTGGCGCATCCCGAGGGGCACGTTCCGGGTCCGAACGAGATTAACTTTGCAGGCGGGAGCCTGTGGAGTGGGCTTCTGTTTGGAATGCTGATGTTCGCAGGGGTAGGTTCTGCTTTCTTCATAACTGAAAACACGAAGGATGGCAGGAAGAGGGTACCGCTTGGAATTCTCACGGCATTCATCGTGTCAGGAATTCTGATGTCGCTTTCGGCATACGCTGTCCAGTCATTTCTCGGAGAAAAAATGATCTCCTATTCGCTGAATCCGTATATAATAGTGGATTACCTGAGATCATCCGCCGGTTCGATCGTTTATTATGCCTTCATATTCTTTTCCGTATCCAGTGCATTCAATCTCACCATAGGCTACCTTAACTCGTTCAGGAATGCAGTTGTGCGTATGTCGCTTGACAACATATTTGAGATTGATATGCGCAGATTCTATGCACTGATCTTCGCTCTCAATCTTGCAATTTCATGGGGCTTTTACCTTACGTTAGGGGTATTCTACGGTTTTATCATAGTCAGCGGGATTGTTTCCTCAATGTATCTCACGGTGCATCTCATTTCAACGGTCGCCCTCTCCAGGCATGAGATCTCATCCCGCAGGAATCGTTACATGGCAATACTTTCTGCATCGTTCCTAATACTGGCGGTGACGCTGGTCTATTCCATCATAGCGGATGCTACATCGGACATTATGATAGACCTGATCTATTTAGCCGGCGTCATTCTGGTCTCAATCTCCATTCTATTCCATTTCAAGGGAAAGGCCTTAGAGCGGGTAAAATTTGGTGGTGATGAGGCATGA
- a CDS encoding nicotinate-nucleotide--dimethylbenzimidazole phosphoribosyltransferase has protein sequence MIIDDVIIGKGIGDIEFSRENTIFVLIAGTTEVSLRSGITAAGASPEFTRITPTVDAEIIGEGKCLSTADPPMTPEGIPTPAIVSRAILDLTGLRSLIVNGGFSVRPKTAFFETYIEPSRDPGLDRAVMEAERVMEAGRRLGKILDGNFKNIILGESFPGGTTTAYVVLRSLGIDSGTSSSMPVDPDNLKKKVAEESFRRRNVRSPLEAATEYGDNLMIFMIGLAESIRSSKMILGGGTQMANAANLIAKVNGRTDQVVATTQWVFSHRSDLFRILGLEDRSIISVMDFGRMRNNGLRLYNQGHVREGVGMGALYSYARIAGFSREEIESAIDDFYTTFLR, from the coding sequence ATGATCATCGATGACGTCATCATCGGAAAGGGGATAGGTGACATCGAGTTCTCCAGGGAAAACACCATATTTGTCCTCATAGCCGGTACAACCGAGGTATCGCTGCGTTCAGGAATAACTGCTGCAGGGGCTTCACCGGAGTTCACGCGCATAACTCCAACGGTAGATGCAGAGATAATAGGGGAGGGCAAATGCCTGAGCACTGCCGATCCGCCGATGACTCCGGAGGGCATACCCACGCCTGCAATAGTGTCTCGTGCAATTCTCGATCTTACAGGCCTGCGATCCCTGATAGTCAATGGCGGTTTTTCCGTGCGTCCGAAAACGGCATTCTTCGAGACATACATCGAACCATCCAGGGATCCTGGCCTTGATAGGGCCGTAATGGAAGCAGAGAGGGTAATGGAAGCCGGTCGCAGGCTTGGAAAGATTCTGGATGGAAATTTCAAAAATATAATCCTGGGCGAGAGCTTTCCAGGAGGGACGACGACGGCGTACGTGGTGCTGAGATCCTTGGGCATAGACTCTGGAACGAGCAGTAGCATGCCTGTCGATCCAGACAACCTGAAAAAAAAGGTTGCAGAGGAGAGTTTCAGGAGGCGCAATGTTCGGTCGCCACTGGAAGCGGCCACAGAATACGGCGATAACCTAATGATATTCATGATCGGATTGGCCGAATCCATCAGATCCTCCAAGATGATACTTGGTGGTGGCACACAGATGGCCAACGCGGCAAATCTCATAGCGAAGGTCAATGGGCGTACGGACCAGGTAGTGGCAACCACGCAGTGGGTATTCTCCCACAGATCGGATCTGTTCAGGATTCTGGGCCTGGAGGATCGCAGTATAATTTCAGTTATGGACTTTGGCAGGATGAGGAATAATGGCCTCAGGTTATACAATCAGGGCCACGTCCGTGAGGGTGTTGGCATGGGTGCACTTTACTCGTATGCAAGGATCGCTGGATTCAGCAGGGAAGAGATAGAATCTGCAATAGATGATTTCTATACAACTTTCCTGAGATGA
- the folP gene encoding dihydropteroate synthase, which produces MDGLIIPRRGFYGGSNGRFQFEIFSEKAPPVEHEEITEGGKKKYIVWADQKMFRDLMEFYSMYPGHEDAASAAVFKALDDKPSIPKIMGIVNATPDSFYPGSRVLGHSDLVFKMIDEKPDILDIGAESTRPGSKGIDPSTELERLIPVVKMVRDYSDIPISIDSRHPSVIDGLIKYEINYINDISGFTDRKMIDIAKDSGLNCIVMHMRGTPENMQSLTAYDDIIYDVAGFLANRADELLRNDVGFDRIILDPGIGFAKDIKGNVDILRNIKSFNVGFPLLVGTSRKTFIGTITGQNVENRLAGTIGTSIYLAENRVSILRVHDVKENRDALTTYLVLASQGMGSNT; this is translated from the coding sequence ATGGACGGTCTGATCATCCCGCGCAGGGGATTCTATGGTGGATCCAATGGGCGGTTCCAGTTTGAGATATTTTCCGAGAAAGCCCCACCTGTAGAACACGAGGAGATCACTGAAGGTGGAAAGAAAAAGTACATTGTGTGGGCAGATCAGAAGATGTTCAGGGATCTGATGGAATTCTACTCCATGTATCCAGGACACGAAGATGCTGCCTCTGCTGCCGTATTCAAAGCGCTGGATGACAAGCCATCAATACCCAAGATAATGGGCATAGTGAACGCCACGCCGGATTCGTTTTATCCGGGAAGCCGCGTTCTCGGACACTCAGACCTCGTATTCAAGATGATAGATGAGAAACCCGATATACTAGACATAGGTGCTGAGAGCACAAGGCCTGGTAGCAAGGGGATCGATCCATCCACTGAACTCGAGAGGCTGATTCCCGTGGTCAAGATGGTCAGAGATTATTCAGACATACCAATTTCGATAGATTCCAGACATCCATCTGTGATCGATGGCCTCATAAAATATGAAATAAACTACATAAACGATATATCAGGATTCACCGACAGGAAAATGATAGATATTGCAAAGGATTCCGGGCTGAACTGCATAGTGATGCACATGCGCGGCACGCCGGAAAACATGCAAAGCCTGACCGCGTACGATGACATAATTTACGATGTGGCCGGATTCCTCGCCAACAGGGCCGATGAACTCCTGAGGAATGACGTTGGTTTCGATCGGATAATACTTGATCCTGGAATAGGCTTCGCCAAGGACATAAAGGGAAATGTGGATATACTCAGAAACATAAAGAGCTTCAATGTCGGATTCCCATTGCTCGTTGGTACCTCCAGGAAGACGTTCATAGGAACCATAACCGGCCAGAATGTCGAGAACAGGCTTGCTGGAACAATAGGCACGAGCATATATCTAGCCGAGAACAGGGTATCAATACTGAGAGTACACGACGTGAAGGAGAACAGGGATGCACTGACCACCTACCTGGTCCTTGCATCTCAAGGAATGGGCAGCAACACTTGA
- a CDS encoding PLP-dependent transferase encodes MVSHRYKGFNTKAVQSGELRDPRFGNVTTPIFETSTFVYPNPEKEAYTDHTRDQPYIYTRWGNPTVQAFEEKYAAVEGAEYALSFSSGMGAITSAITGLLHPGSRMLSLSDLYGQTFYFFNKVLGDLGIKVDYIDTERINSLDFDPSKYDAIYMESITNPTLKVPDIRSVSDYAKKSLVIVDATFASPYNQHPLDLGADVVIHSATKYIGGHSDIVMGVVGTNSKEIFNSLVIRRKTYGSNPDPIQAYLALRGLKTLGLRMEKHNRNGMEIATFLRKNDSISRVYYPDTEMGKKVLSGFGGMVSFEIRRDRDVHSFLRKLSIPMVAASLGGVESLITLPAETSHSSLSREERERMGISDNLVRFSIGIEDAEDLIADIQNALGA; translated from the coding sequence ATGGTATCACACAGGTATAAGGGCTTCAACACCAAGGCTGTTCAGTCTGGAGAGCTCAGGGATCCAAGATTCGGAAACGTCACCACACCTATATTCGAGACTTCTACATTCGTATATCCGAATCCTGAAAAGGAAGCTTACACCGATCACACAAGAGACCAGCCTTACATATACACCAGATGGGGAAACCCAACGGTACAGGCATTTGAGGAGAAGTATGCAGCAGTTGAGGGCGCCGAATATGCACTTTCTTTCTCCTCCGGTATGGGTGCAATAACCTCTGCGATCACTGGGCTTCTCCATCCGGGTTCAAGAATGCTTTCTTTGTCGGATCTCTACGGGCAGACGTTTTATTTTTTTAACAAGGTACTCGGTGATCTTGGCATAAAGGTCGATTACATCGATACCGAGAGGATCAACAGCCTAGATTTTGATCCATCAAAATACGATGCTATCTACATGGAGTCGATAACGAATCCGACACTCAAGGTACCGGACATAAGATCCGTGTCAGACTATGCGAAGAAATCCCTTGTTATAGTTGATGCAACGTTTGCATCCCCGTACAACCAGCACCCTCTTGATCTGGGGGCTGACGTAGTGATACACAGTGCCACAAAATACATTGGAGGTCACAGCGACATCGTTATGGGCGTTGTGGGTACGAACAGCAAGGAGATATTCAACAGCCTCGTCATCCGTAGGAAGACCTATGGATCGAACCCAGATCCCATACAGGCCTATCTTGCGCTTCGCGGCTTGAAGACTCTCGGCTTGAGGATGGAGAAGCATAACAGAAATGGTATGGAGATTGCAACCTTCCTGAGGAAAAACGATTCCATATCCCGGGTTTATTATCCGGACACCGAAATGGGAAAAAAGGTGCTCAGCGGGTTTGGAGGCATGGTATCCTTTGAGATAAGGCGCGATAGGGATGTCCACTCATTTCTGAGGAAACTCAGCATACCGATGGTGGCCGCAAGCCTTGGCGGTGTTGAAAGCCTCATAACACTACCGGCGGAGACTTCGCATTCCTCGCTGTCCAGAGAAGAAAGGGAACGAATGGGCATAAGCGACAACCTTGTAAGGTTCTCAATAGGCATAGAGGATGCAGAGGATCTGATCGCAGATATCCAGAATGCCCTTGGAGCTTGA
- the tmk gene encoding dTMP kinase, producing MFIAIEGIDGAGKTTLARGIGNMLLGEGYRVYMTKEPTDGMENYAGDGVELFLKFTINRYAHQREIDRHIKNGEIVICDRYIRSSYAYQFEGIAEFFGNSEKAWEWMDSVSEIIKIRPDVQIYVDVDEETAMERISRRGLRNPHFENEQKLRSVRQIYKGFQWDLIVDGGRDKEAIISETFEKIIARLRQEKT from the coding sequence ATGTTCATAGCTATTGAGGGCATAGATGGCGCTGGCAAAACAACACTTGCAAGAGGCATAGGAAATATGCTATTGGGCGAAGGCTATCGTGTCTACATGACGAAGGAGCCTACAGATGGCATGGAAAACTATGCTGGCGATGGAGTAGAACTTTTTCTCAAGTTCACGATAAACAGGTATGCGCATCAAAGAGAGATAGATCGTCACATTAAGAATGGTGAAATTGTCATATGCGACCGCTACATAAGGTCATCATACGCATATCAGTTTGAAGGCATAGCTGAGTTCTTTGGAAATTCCGAAAAGGCGTGGGAGTGGATGGACAGCGTATCTGAAATTATAAAGATCAGGCCGGATGTGCAGATATACGTGGACGTGGATGAGGAAACAGCCATGGAACGCATATCCAGGAGGGGCCTTAGAAATCCACATTTTGAGAACGAGCAGAAGCTTAGGAGTGTACGCCAGATATACAAAGGATTTCAGTGGGATCTGATCGTTGATGGTGGCAGGGACAAGGAAGCAATTATATCTGAAACCTTTGAAAAAATAATTGCGAGGTTACGTCAGGAAAAGACATGA
- the purN gene encoding phosphoribosylglycinamide formyltransferase, which produces MKNICILVSGTGTTLQAVIDAIAGGKLDARISEVIADRECMAADRARKAGVKTVVVRRGRNFQSDLMKEMENSCADFFLLAGFLSILDAGIIERFRNRIINTHPSLLPCFGGKGFYGMRVHEAVIESGAKFSGCTVHFVTEEIDGGPIILQRVLQVDDVDTPETLENKIHAIEHSAVLQALNIIISGNYRIVGKRVIVA; this is translated from the coding sequence ATGAAGAATATATGCATACTGGTGTCCGGGACTGGTACAACCCTTCAGGCGGTCATTGATGCCATTGCAGGCGGAAAGCTTGATGCCAGGATATCAGAAGTTATAGCGGATCGTGAATGCATGGCAGCAGATCGTGCAAGAAAGGCTGGTGTTAAAACAGTTGTCGTGAGGCGTGGAAGGAATTTCCAGTCCGATCTGATGAAGGAAATGGAGAATTCATGTGCGGATTTCTTTCTCCTGGCGGGTTTCCTCAGCATACTGGATGCTGGCATAATTGAGAGATTTAGAAACAGGATAATAAACACACATCCAAGCCTTCTTCCCTGTTTTGGCGGAAAGGGATTCTATGGAATGAGGGTGCATGAGGCTGTTATTGAAAGCGGAGCAAAGTTCTCTGGATGCACGGTCCACTTCGTAACAGAAGAAATAGATGGTGGCCCCATAATACTACAAAGAGTACTGCAGGTTGATGATGTCGACACGCCCGAAACCCTTGAGAACAAGATACATGCCATAGAGCATTCTGCCGTACTGCAGGCACTGAACATAATCATATCTGGGAACTATAGAATAGTGGGAAAACGTGTAATAGTGGCGTAG
- a CDS encoding CDGSH iron-sulfur domain-containing protein — MARLVLHTRDHPYVVKVGDKEVHICGCGLSSHKPYCDGTHKITADEGDHIYIYNAEKKREEFHSFYDNE; from the coding sequence ATGGCAAGACTTGTACTGCACACAAGGGATCATCCCTACGTGGTAAAGGTGGGCGATAAGGAAGTACACATATGTGGCTGCGGCCTGTCGTCGCATAAGCCCTACTGTGATGGCACACATAAGATAACGGCAGATGAAGGAGATCACATATACATATACAATGCGGAGAAGAAGAGGGAGGAATTCCACTCATTCTACGACAATGAATGA
- a CDS encoding RAD55 family ATPase, which yields MALDQDGIQKVQKISTGIERLDDLFYGGFDRNDNVVVRGNNFSQKRSFIYSFIKKSANSGIGVVLVDFDFPSEGIMADLVRSGTNTDMVHILDGFAKPFQISAPSNTEMLDDPGNIPSVLKQITSTVQKMDEYVFVMLSATRYLIAKDQNTDRFFVQLINMNRKRSLVSIYAVDDFVPEDRSEWFAYLMDSALHFRNDGDRDYLRVLTLKRIRTKEWVRIYPEEGTFTLGSFNVERIK from the coding sequence ATGGCGCTAGATCAGGACGGAATCCAGAAAGTACAGAAGATTTCAACGGGAATAGAGCGCCTGGACGATCTCTTCTATGGAGGTTTTGACAGGAACGATAATGTGGTAGTTAGAGGCAATAATTTTTCGCAGAAAAGGAGCTTTATCTATAGCTTTATAAAAAAGTCGGCAAACAGTGGAATAGGAGTTGTTCTTGTCGATTTTGACTTTCCGTCCGAAGGTATAATGGCCGATCTGGTGCGCAGCGGAACAAATACGGACATGGTACATATCCTAGATGGGTTTGCAAAACCGTTCCAGATATCTGCACCATCAAATACAGAGATGCTTGATGATCCTGGAAACATACCCTCAGTGCTCAAGCAGATAACGTCAACCGTGCAGAAGATGGACGAATATGTGTTTGTCATGCTTTCTGCTACAAGATATCTTATCGCCAAGGACCAAAACACGGATCGTTTCTTTGTTCAGCTGATAAATATGAACAGGAAAAGATCACTCGTATCGATCTATGCTGTGGATGATTTTGTGCCTGAAGATAGATCTGAATGGTTTGCATATCTGATGGATTCTGCGCTGCATTTCAGAAACGACGGAGACAGGGATTATCTGAGGGTTCTTACCCTTAAACGCATAAGAACAAAGGAGTGGGTGAGAATATACCCCGAGGAAGGGACATTCACGCTTGGATCATTCAATGTGGAAAGAATAAAATAG
- a CDS encoding mandelate racemase/muconate lactonizing enzyme family protein, which translates to MNSTIKNIEIIEMGEKSRETSSPWSSTILLVKITSADGLVGYGEAPTTLMTLPVLESMKEVARVFNGKDFFNVERNVFDFYRNSFYLPVSMEATSALSAFEIASWDLIGKQLGTPVYKLLGGEVNQKMRAYANGWYNDCVSPDDFLKKAKEVVKMGFTAMKFDPFGDNYDSITNDGLENARNIVGTLRSELGDKVDLLIEYHGRFSKIAAIKAGMALEEYHPFFYEEPLHPDLDHDLLDLKNYYRVPIALGERVLNKKIFARFISQKLVDIIQPDLTNSGGILEGKKIAAIADGFGIPVAPHNAFGPIQTAATLNLDTTITNFIIQESFEMFWPDWKKKLVSSGYKLENGYFTLTNEPGVCKVNEDIVEKYQVSGMEPFDDKEPPWVVSGTFKPYRQK; encoded by the coding sequence ATGAATTCTACCATCAAAAACATAGAGATAATAGAGATGGGAGAAAAATCGCGTGAGACTTCCTCTCCCTGGAGTTCAACGATTTTGCTTGTGAAGATAACAAGCGCTGACGGACTTGTCGGATATGGCGAAGCACCGACGACACTCATGACGCTTCCGGTGCTTGAGAGCATGAAGGAAGTTGCAAGGGTCTTCAACGGAAAGGACTTCTTCAATGTGGAACGCAACGTTTTCGACTTTTACAGAAATTCGTTCTACCTTCCTGTGTCCATGGAGGCGACCTCAGCATTGAGCGCATTCGAAATAGCCTCATGGGATTTGATAGGAAAGCAGCTTGGTACTCCAGTGTACAAGCTTCTGGGCGGAGAAGTAAACCAGAAGATGAGGGCCTATGCCAATGGCTGGTACAATGACTGCGTATCGCCAGATGACTTCCTCAAGAAGGCAAAGGAAGTTGTGAAGATGGGATTCACAGCAATGAAGTTTGATCCCTTCGGTGATAACTACGATTCAATAACAAACGACGGCCTAGAGAATGCCAGAAACATAGTTGGAACGCTCAGATCCGAGCTTGGTGATAAGGTAGACCTGTTGATCGAATACCATGGCAGGTTTTCGAAGATAGCAGCCATAAAGGCCGGCATGGCTCTGGAGGAATACCATCCGTTCTTTTACGAGGAACCCCTGCATCCTGACCTTGATCACGACCTGCTAGATCTGAAGAACTACTACAGGGTTCCGATAGCGCTTGGGGAAAGAGTACTTAACAAGAAGATATTTGCTAGGTTCATCTCACAGAAACTGGTTGACATAATACAGCCAGATCTTACCAACTCAGGAGGCATACTGGAGGGAAAGAAGATAGCCGCTATCGCAGATGGCTTCGGTATACCTGTAGCGCCGCACAACGCATTCGGGCCCATACAGACCGCAGCAACGCTGAATCTGGATACTACCATAACCAACTTCATAATACAGGAGAGCTTTGAAATGTTCTGGCCAGATTGGAAGAAGAAGCTCGTGTCCTCTGGCTATAAGCTCGAGAATGGATACTTCACGCTGACCAACGAGCCTGGCGTATGCAAGGTTAACGAGGACATCGTTGAAAAATATCAGGTTTCAGGTATGGAACCATTCGATGATAAGGAACCTCCATGGGTTGTCTCTGGTACATTCAAGCCATACCGACAAAAATAA